A region of Haloplanus sp. XH21 DNA encodes the following proteins:
- a CDS encoding glutaredoxin family protein, which translates to METTLYALEGCPYCEKVHDALDRHDIDYETVWVDALHSERNGVKRVSGQRGVPVLVDDDHGVTMAESDNILQFVDRTLA; encoded by the coding sequence ATGGAAACCACGCTCTACGCGCTCGAAGGCTGTCCGTACTGCGAGAAAGTGCACGACGCCCTCGATCGCCACGACATCGACTACGAGACGGTGTGGGTCGACGCGCTCCACTCCGAGCGGAACGGCGTCAAACGCGTCAGTGGACAGCGCGGCGTGCCGGTGCTCGTCGACGACGATCACGGGGTGACGATGGCCGAGAGCGACAACATCCTGCAGTTCGTGGATCGGACCCTCGCATGA
- a CDS encoding cob(I)yrinic acid a,c-diamide adenosyltransferase, whose product MKIYTGRGDEGMTDLRDMSRVSKTSPRIEAYGTVDEANALIGTIRPTGYDDIDAHLERVQNHLHVVQADFANPDPDEDDPVVREDHVAELETWIDEADAELAPLESFVLPGGSEAGAALHHARTVVRRAERRAVDLAGTDPVNDQAIAYLNRLSDALFTFARLVNERDGVPEDRPTY is encoded by the coding sequence ATGAAGATTTACACCGGCCGCGGCGACGAGGGGATGACCGACCTGCGCGACATGTCGCGCGTCTCGAAGACGAGTCCGCGGATCGAGGCCTACGGCACCGTCGACGAGGCGAACGCCCTCATCGGCACCATCCGCCCGACGGGCTACGACGACATCGACGCGCATCTCGAACGCGTCCAGAACCACCTCCACGTCGTCCAGGCGGACTTCGCCAACCCCGATCCCGACGAGGATGACCCGGTCGTCCGCGAGGACCACGTCGCGGAACTCGAGACGTGGATCGACGAGGCCGACGCCGAACTCGCCCCACTGGAGTCGTTCGTCCTGCCCGGCGGCAGCGAGGCCGGCGCGGCCCTCCACCACGCACGGACGGTCGTTCGCCGGGCCGAGCGACGCGCGGTCGACCTCGCCGGCACCGACCCCGTCAACGATCAGGCGATCGCGTATCTGAACCGCCTCTCGGACGCGCTGTTCACCTTTGCCCGCCTCGTCAACGAACGCGACGGCGTGCCCGAAGACCGTCCCACGTACTGA
- a CDS encoding DUF7553 family protein codes for MNKHFEDARYYLSRATEHAKEGVLEELDPLEERFRELTGNEDEEEPEPSRLQKLQDDLAELEERAEGEAKTAIQDARERIRRYRGDSDE; via the coding sequence ATGAACAAGCACTTCGAAGACGCACGATACTACCTCAGCCGCGCCACTGAACACGCCAAGGAAGGCGTCCTCGAGGAACTCGACCCGCTCGAAGAGCGATTCCGCGAACTCACCGGGAACGAGGACGAAGAAGAACCGGAGCCGTCGCGACTGCAGAAACTGCAGGACGACCTGGCCGAACTGGAGGAGCGTGCCGAGGGCGAGGCCAAGACGGCCATCCAGGACGCTCGGGAGCGAATCCGTCGCTACCGCGGCGATTCGGACGAGTAA
- a CDS encoding sporulation control protein: MPAISLVFLAAQAIISSFVYYLAGRYGARSPLISGILVFMLGFALVLVLDTVIGLFAVELLLILIYFVGLRAGRQPSVSA, encoded by the coding sequence ATGCCCGCTATCAGCCTAGTATTCCTTGCCGCACAAGCCATTATTTCATCATTCGTTTATTACCTGGCGGGAAGATATGGGGCTCGTTCGCCATTAATCTCCGGCATCCTCGTTTTCATGCTTGGATTTGCTCTTGTACTCGTACTCGACACCGTTATCGGGCTATTTGCGGTCGAACTCCTACTCATCCTCATCTACTTTGTCGGATTACGTGCGGGACGACAGCCTTCAGTTTCAGCGTGA
- a CDS encoding type II toxin-antitoxin system HicB family antitoxin yields the protein MSIDSGHGSGREPRITLTHNEDGTWTARDLEVEVSAQGETRDEALENLDAVVDAIENDGGREPTEEELQELGINPDENTPERGELPDVLK from the coding sequence ATGAGTATCGATTCCGGGCACGGATCCGGCCGGGAACCGCGGATCACCCTGACTCACAACGAGGATGGGACCTGGACCGCCCGAGACCTCGAAGTTGAGGTGTCCGCTCAAGGCGAGACGCGAGACGAGGCCCTCGAAAATCTCGATGCCGTCGTCGACGCGATCGAAAACGACGGTGGGCGTGAACCCACCGAGGAGGAGCTGCAAGAACTCGGAATCAATCCCGACGAGAACACACCGGAACGCGGCGAACTGCCGGACGTTCTCAAGTAG
- a CDS encoding nucleotidyltransferase domain-containing protein, with the protein MSRLAEMIDATQATISKSVRLLNETGAIQTRRDGRKRYVSIRRDRLSKPDPVLSVPQTEFHKPLKTVIDRTQEALDNLVGILLFGSVARGNADRASDIDLLVLVDDDKTQARRSVQSIVSDLEETKFDGNRYSFEVLVESTDSARRIGDRLQQQFDDGITLVGSDELSAIRSEVYDDGE; encoded by the coding sequence GTGAGTAGACTGGCGGAGATGATTGACGCCACCCAGGCGACGATTTCGAAGTCGGTGCGCCTACTCAACGAGACGGGAGCGATCCAGACCCGTCGAGATGGCAGAAAACGGTACGTCAGTATTCGTCGCGACCGGCTCTCGAAGCCCGATCCCGTTCTCTCGGTTCCACAGACCGAATTCCACAAACCACTCAAAACAGTCATCGACCGCACACAGGAGGCACTCGACAACCTCGTCGGAATCCTCCTGTTCGGCAGTGTCGCTCGTGGCAATGCTGACCGCGCGAGCGACATCGACCTGCTGGTCCTCGTCGACGACGACAAAACCCAAGCCCGTCGCTCCGTCCAGTCCATCGTCAGTGACTTAGAGGAAACCAAGTTCGACGGCAATCGGTACTCGTTCGAAGTGTTAGTCGAGTCGACTGACAGCGCGAGACGAATTGGAGACCGCCTCCAGCAGCAGTTCGACGACGGGATTACGCTCGTCGGCTCGGACGAGCTGTCGGCGATTCGGTCGGAGGTGTACGACGATGGAGAATGA
- a CDS encoding AbrB/MazE/SpoVT family DNA-binding domain-containing protein yields MNSDTPEITTVTPKDQITIPSRLREEFGLQQGTKLMVVPTDYGLVLKKVELPSVEEFRQRVEERADEVELSITEVAELVHEARNNVE; encoded by the coding sequence ATGAACAGCGACACTCCCGAAATCACGACCGTGACGCCAAAGGATCAGATTACGATCCCGAGTCGGCTCCGAGAAGAGTTCGGTCTGCAACAAGGAACGAAGCTGATGGTCGTTCCCACCGACTACGGCCTCGTGCTGAAGAAAGTCGAGCTCCCCTCGGTCGAAGAGTTCCGACAGCGTGTCGAAGAGCGCGCTGACGAGGTTGAGCTCTCGATAACCGAAGTAGCCGAGCTCGTCCATGAAGCGCGGAACAACGTTGAATGA